The window CCTTCTCATCATGGCAACTGTAGCTCACTTGAGGAGCTTgtattttgtttgctttttgaGCTTGTGTAATTTTCTCTAAAACTGAATTCGTGTTCTTAGAACGTGGAGTCTGCACTTTGAGAGTTATCACCTGATCTGTTACTTTAGATGTCTTTGGAGAATCTGTGCAATCCTTTGGCGCAGTTGTTGCGAGACAAAAGGACTGTTCTCCTGGCCCCGTTGTTTTAGGACGAATCTGTCTTTTGCTACAAGATGTTGCCTTTAGTTCAATCATCGGCATCTTTGATTCCCTGCTAGTGTCTTTACCAGTGCTGCCATACATTTGTGAGGTCATCGATCGTGGTTGTATTCTAGGCATAGCGCTTTGCGCTCGGCGATATGTGTTCAGGTTTAGCCTTTTGTGCGCTGCCGCTATCTTTGTCGAGCTGCTACTGCTGCACATTCGTGGATGCTCTGCCTTAAACTGTCCTTTCGCCTCCAAACTTTTCATCATATTAATCTCTTCTGGTTTAAGGttgcttttaattttatttacattgtTTTTTAACCTGGAATAGTTGAATTTGACCATCTTGCTGTTGAGGTCAAGAAGCTTTGCGGAATAAGACTTTTCTAGCGAGAGAGTTTGAACTGCCTTTTCCAATATTCTAGCTTCCTTAAGATTGACTATAGTTGCGGTGAGCTCTTTACAACTAGAGGTCATTGACAATCCTCCCGCCATCGCTTGCGTCTTGCTGCAATAAAGTGGCTTGTTTCAATATGCTGAGTGTCTATTACCCATGATGGCTGAAGTCTCATGTAAATGACTAGATAAGAGGGTTGGTAACTTCAACACGCTAGtaagttattaataacattcCTACATAATCATTAGTTGGATCATATCGTATCATTTGTTTATCTGCCTCAGGGTAAGGTAAACATACCGCACTCTTTTCTCGGCAGTTTGTATGAATACTCTTAAGGGTGCTCTGAGAGACTTTATGCATCTACGTGTACCTTAAAGGGCTGCGCAACAAACTGTTAAAGAATATGTATCTATTGTTGAACAGTTATATGATAAGGATTCATTTAGTCTAACACATGCgcataaacttggagttgtctccaaCACGACGCTTTCAGAAATGTATGACTGACAGGGTAATTGCTTCAAGACGCGAATGAATCCCATAAAATATATCTAGTATACTCCAAATGCTCTTCCTATAAAGCAAGCGCTCAATTATTCTAGCCTAAAAACATTAAACTATTCATAACGATTCTGGGCCAGAGGTTTTAATGAAGCCTTGACACGCGCATGCTCATCCACTGTCAGTGTACTCTGTCTAACTCTGTAATCGCGCACCTTCATATACCTCAATCAAGGCAACAATTGAATTGAATTTCCTAAAATTGGGAGGGGTacacaatcacaaaccaaacGCATCAGATATATCAAACACTTACGAGCGGGGACCCTGAACATCCCCTAAATAATTTCTCTAAAGTCAACCCAATTTTAAACTGCTTTAGAATACTTGCTGTATGTCTCCCAAAGCTGAACACACGAGCTGATCTACctagtacatacatatatatacatgagcCAGCTAGCAATATGATTAACTACCTTGTTTAGAAAAAGATGGCTACTATTATTATCTCTAGATCAAGCGGCACTGCCAAGAGAAAGACCACCCAGATATTGTGGGTGGTCTTTCACAGAAATAGCATGTGATCACCAGATTGCTTGGGTGGTCACATGCTACTATGTGATTACTGAGTTGTAGCATTGCCAAACATTTCTCTGAATAAGCAATGATAAGTGATTGACTCAAAGTTCGTCATGGATATCCTTATCTCTCAGCCCACTTGTGTTTTCCTGGATTAAGAATTTAGTGAGCAAGACTATGGAAGAACAAGCATTCAAAAAACCACCACATTTCTTATGAATGTCTCAATGCTGTCACAGCGGACAGACAATTTAAAAGTCTGGTCATTTAGAGatacaaaaaaatgttatagaaaCAATTCTAGTTGGAaccaaaattaattttatacttTCCCCTTATTTTACTAAAAGAACCAGTTCACAGCGTAGAGTAAAAGTTGAAAACCTTCCTCTAATCATCAAATAAATTTAGAGCTTTCCTTCAGGCTCAAATTATCAACAACATAAGAGTTGGCAGTTTCTATCCAGTTCCCAGTTTCACTGAGAAGAAACCAACCTAATACCTGGTAACGAATTAAGTACTCACACCTAGAAGAGCGATGATAGGAGAGAGCGAATCTAAGCTTTGGTCATCGTCAGCCGTCGTCTCAATTGCTATAATAACAACCTCTTGTGTACCGAGTATTACGGCTCCAATTATGAAATGCCTGCTAAAAGCCTTTTTGTTTTAGTCTTTGTTCAAGCATAGATGAACAGCGGCTAAGAAATATTATGCATGATTTTTCATAAAGGAGCACTCACCCTTTCTTAACATCATAAGGAATGTTTAATTATTCATCGATTCAACTCTCTTTCCATTTATTTGAAAGCGAGTTTAAATGGCATACTACACTGTTCACGGTAGGCTGCCACATCAGTGGTTATTCAACACCTGCTAACTTCAATGTATACAAATAGACGTGATAgagttttatatttgattgcAGGCGCGTGCATCATTGATGGTTCACTTCATATGACTTCTGAACTTATCTTTAAGATAAGCTAGCGGTGCTTTTGATGGTACGAACCGGCGCTCTTACTCTCAGTTTAATATTTCCCTTGAGTCTTTTATACAGAGCGATATCTTATTCTACAGCCAGGAAACGTACTACTATATAGGAAATTATTGCAAAACAGCAGTTATGATAATTATCTGCTTTGCCTTAAAGTTCTGCCCTCACAAAACTTTGCTCCCTTTGTTAATgtgaaaattaataacaaagGGGTTATGTTGATTAACAAATAATCCAAAATGATTTAattgtttaataaataatacCAATAACATTGTTGCAGATGGatgtaaatattataaatcCAATTATTTAACAACAAAATGACAGCTGTCTATATATAGAATCTTATGTTACTTTGAATAAATCTATCAGTAAAGGACATGTAGTTATACAAAGTACATGCCTTTAtacaaagtacatgtagttatacaaAGTACATGCAGTTATACAAAGTACATGCACTTATACAAAGTATGTGTAGTTAtacaaagtacatgtagttatacaaAGTACATGCACTTATACAAAGTGTGTGTAGTTATACAAAGTACGTGGAGTTATGCACTGTATATGCAGTTATACGacgtacatgtagttatttatacgaagtacatgtagttaggTATACAGTAATGTGTAGTTATACAAAGTAGATATAGTTATACGCTGTAAATGTAgtcatacaaactacatgtagttacacaaaatacatgtaagtatacatGGTTTCTGCAGTTGTACAAAGTATGTATAGCTACAGTGTCTTAAATTATGTGATTCTGCCTTGAAGGTGATTAATTTACCAGTAGTTTTGCTTTTGCCATTACTGTATTTTCAAATCTAAACATAATTTACAACTTCAGACACACgagttataataaaaataagtcGGTCATAATATGCACAGCCACAGCTACTAACCTATGATAACTGTACATTCACAGCTACTAATTTATGACAACTGTGCACTCACAGCTACTAACccataataattgtacactaaCAGCTACTAACCTATGATACCTGTACATTCACCGCTACTAATTTATGACGACTGTACACCCACAGCTACTAATCTACATATAATAACTGTACACTCACAGCTACTAacctataataattgtacactaaCAGCTACTAACCTATGATACCTGTACATTCTCAGCTACTAATTTATGACAACTGTACACTCACAGCTATTAACCTATGATAACTGTACACTCACATCTACTAACCTATGAAACCTGTACGCTCACAGCTACTGACATTAACGAAAAGCAAAACATTTCTGATGCAAATACTGTTGTTTATATTTCTTATGGAAtttcaatgaaagtttcaacaatcTGTTAAGCCTCTATTGAGAGccttgtatgtgtgtatatgtgtgacTGCGAGAAGAGATTTTCATATTGAGctatttatataattaattatgaaaagacaactccaacttagctgTCATAAATCGCATCACAGATGCATGATGATCTGTACTGATTACGTACAGCAAAACTTTTATTGTCTAATAAGCAAGAGCAATCACCAAGTGTATTCAATTAAAGCGTATGAATTATGATTTCAGGAAACATGATAGCAACGTAGGCGTCTATCCTATAAACAGTGTGAGTATATATCTATCTTACAAACAGTGTAAGTGTATATCTATCCTACTTACAGTGAGAGTATATATCTATCATGCTTACAGTGTGAGTATATATCTATCCTACAAACAGTGTGAGTATATATTTATCCTACTTACAGTGTGAGTATATATCTATCATACATACAGTGTGAGTATATATCTATCCTACTTACAGTGTGAGTACATATCTATCTTACAAACAGTGTAAGTGTATATTTATCCTACTTACAGTGAGAGTATATATCTATCATGCTTACAGTGTGAGTCTATATCTATCCTACAAACAGTGTGAGTATGTATCTATCAAACTTACAGTGTGAGTGTATATTTATCCTACTTACAGTGTGAGTCTATATCTATCATACATACAGTGTGAGTATATATCTATCCAACAAACAGTGtgagtatatatctatacaacTAACAGTGTGAGTATATATCTATACTACTAACAGTGTGAGTAAATATCTATACTACTAACAGTGTGAGGATATATCTATCCTACTTACAGTGTGGTTACATATTTATCCTATTTACAGTGTGAGTATATATCTATCCCACCTACTGTGTGAGTATATATCTATCCTACTTACACTGTGAGTACATATCTATCCCACTTACAGTGTGAGTATATATCTATCCTACTTACTGTGTGAGTATATATCTATCCTGCTTACACTGTGAGTACATATCTATTCTACATACTGTGTGAGTACACATCTATCATATTTACAGTGTGTGTACATATCTAT of the Watersipora subatra chromosome 4, tzWatSuba1.1, whole genome shotgun sequence genome contains:
- the LOC137394175 gene encoding uncharacterized protein; translated protein: MVKFNYSRLKNNVNKIKSNLKPEEINMMKSLEAKGQFKAEHPRMCSSSSSTKIAAAHKRLNLNTYRRAQSAMPRIQPRSMTSQMYGSTGKDTSRESKMPMIELKATSCSKRQIRPKTTGPGEQSFLTDQVITLKVQTPRSKNTNSVLEKITQAQKANKIQAPQVSYSCHDEKAPGSEDGKSNKSVLDAFGPNPYEERRQKLLNFEGKAFCCLGEKKQGFVNEVGRFVESNPKVVEVKPEITQEVINSIDSMAARPGRSKTRASTSAKLRLRDRSLLREFAEVRKTRYLRIHDSLIEYSANTLASDYLRRTLPWRQYKSDSLSFYESTRLTDTNI